One Torulaspora globosa chromosome 5, complete sequence DNA window includes the following coding sequences:
- the PFA3 gene encoding palmitoyltransferase PFA3 (ancestral locus Anc_3.12) gives MCLNGKWSVLTAFPRTLVVVLYSWTAFVTCTRVDQVPLAVVWLLVLLLLGIGWYTYYKLISVDPGSPLDYPELAVGDIVSAENGAELPPDFLSRRSVTSKRDGRFRVCRTCHVWKPDRTHHCSTCNRCILKMDHHCPWIPGCVGFKNQRYFIQFLVYTTLYALAILAISSTQLYMWFQDGAFERELIDLNLLSVWLLAFVMSIAMLCFTGFSVYQVAKNQTTIELYTQRSLREELAVLAETGFPRNYTADNVFDLGSRLSNWSDVMGETLAEWLLPISTARSVENKHTLDDKGLYFTFRSEMNERLLDTLDLQDRLLRRVTPRSSAEHRLGSRV, from the coding sequence ATGTGTTTGAATGGCAAGTGGTCGGTGCTCACGGCTTTTCCCCGGACGCTGGTTGTGGTGCTTTACTCTTGGACCGCGTTTGTGACTTGCACGAGGGTAGATCAAGTACCGTTGGCTGTAGTCTGGTTACTGGTGCTCTTGCTGTTGGGAATTGGATGGTATACGTACTACAAACTCATCTCCGTAGATCCTGGGAGTCCGCTGGATTATCCAGAACTTGCGGTTGGTGACATCGTTTCTGCAGAGAATGGTGCAGAATTGCCACCAGACTTCCTGTCCAGGCGGTCTGTCACCTCAAAACGGGATGGGAGATTCCGGGTGTGTCGAACATGCCACGTATGGAAGCCTGATAGGACACATCACTGTTCTACGTGCAATAGATGCATTTTGAAGATGGATCACCACTGTCCGTGGATCCCGGGCTGCGTTGGATTCAAAAACCAGAGATAtttcattcaatttctggTGTACACCACCCTCTATGCTTTGGCTATCCTTGCAATCAGCTCTACGCAGCTGTACATGTGGTTTCAGGATGGCGCGTTCGAGCGGGAACTGATAGATCTTAACCTGCTTTCCGTGTGGCTGCTTGCGTTCGTTATGTCGATTGCCATGCTTTGCTTTACTGGGTTCAGCGTATACCAGGTGGCCAAAAATCAGACAACAATTGAACTGTATACGCAGCGGAGCCTTCGAGAAGAGCTGGCGGTCCTCGCTGAGACTGGCTTTCCCCGGAATTATACCGCCGATAACGTCTTCGATCTAGGTTCTCGCTTGAGCAATTGGTCCGACGTGATGGGGGAAACGTTGGCGGAATGGCTACTACCAATTAGCACGGCCAGAAGTGTCGAAAACAAGCACACATTGGATGACAAAGGGCTCTATTTCACCTTCAGAAGCGAGATGAACGAGCGGTTATTGGACACACTAGATCTGCAGGATAGACTTTTGAGGAGAGTGACTCCACGCTCATCAGCAGAACACCGCCTTGGTTCAAGAGTATAA
- the RRP40 gene encoding exosome non-catalytic core subunit RRP40 (ancestral locus Anc_3.13), translating into MPALIFPGDKLNIDSQKPTSLGPGLYYDPVTQEIEPTNAGIEVVTETKRGQTAYVEFNSKRYIPAVGDYVIGVIVGQFSDSYKVSLSSFSSSVTLSYMAFPNASKKNKPTLKIGDLVYARVCAAEKELEAEIECLDSTTGKDAGFGLLEGGMVAEVSPAFARCMLFDQKFPFLKMLSNFTQFEVAIGVNGKIWFKCDELRNTLACYRSILDCQKIPVAQYKDTIKTHFKNIVNAATGR; encoded by the coding sequence ATGCCTGCGCTCATATTTCCCGGCGATAAGCTGAATATCGATAGTCAGAAGCCCACCTCTCTTGGTCCGGGACTGTATTACGACCCAGTAACGCAAGAGATAGAACCAACAAATGCTGGGATAGAGGTGGTTACTGAGACGAAGAGGGGCCAAACGGCGTACGTTGAGTTCAATTCGAAGAGATATATACCTGCAGTCGGGGACTACGTGATCGGGGTGATAGTGGGCCAGTTTTCGGACAGCTATAAAGTGTCGCTTTCCAGTTTCTCATCTAGCGTTACGCTGTCATACATGGCTTTCCCCAACgcctccaagaagaataagcCAACGCTGAAGATTGGCGATTTGGTCTACGCCAGGGTCTGTGCGGCCGAAAAGGAGTTGGAAGCTGAAATAGAATGTCTTGATTCCACCACGGGAAAAGATGCCGGGTTCGGACTGCTGGAGGGGGGAATGGTTGCGGAGGTGTCGCCGGCCTTTGCTCGCTGTATGCTTTTCGATCAAAAGTTTCCTTTCCTGAAAATGCTCTCAAACTTCACGCAGTTCGAAGTCGCCATCGGCGTAAACGGCAAGATATGGTTCAAGTGCGACGAGTTGAGAAACACGCTAGCGTGCTATAGATCAATCCTAGACTGTCAGAAAATACCCGTGGCGCAATACAAGGATACGATAAAAACGcatttcaagaatataGTGAACGCTGCTACTGGTAGGTGA
- the FIG4 gene encoding phosphatidylinositol-3,5-bisphosphate 5-phosphatase (ancestral locus Anc_3.14): MDGQGRGLGAGSPEAFHELSLSNETPKQRRTTKFILSKYTIYETKERMYIVGSNKRETMFRILEIDLSVPQDRLSVLEDNVFFTRSEIMNVLSGLEDASEEGLHKKLTGYGLVGFIRFTTCYYLIVVKKCSQVAVLAGRSIFHIDGTELVPISNNYKKPDKYSAEARLMSTFQSLDLTKTFYFSNTYDITNTLQTNLVREKLKAVGRSDISVPSGIPDYNEMFMWNSNLLKPVLPCIDTVYDWFRPIVHGFIDQVNVLVLGKSIYITLIARRSHQFAGARFLKRGVNKQGYVANEVETEQIVADMLLTGFHNPGNGYFDSDRYTSFVQHRGSIPLYWTQEASNLTAKPPIQITAVDPFFSSAALHFDMLFQRYGKVEVLNLIKTKEKIPRETKLLKEFEQCINYLNQFLADDKRIQYTSWDMSRASKQDGQGVIEFLERYAAKTVASTGIFQNGSNFKSTKMQQGICRSNCIDCLDRTNAAQFVVGKRALGVQLKSLGIVDNCYLEYDSDIINILTELFHDLGDTIALQYGGSHLVNTMETYRKINQWSSHSRDMIESIKRFYSNSFVDAQRQDAINLFLGHYVWKKDYPALWEMNTDIYLHNEYAVSGPKRSYTHWWNNYHIISISELVQKEIIDKKKDLTLQEVVRNIRGYPGAFDNYWNEYYLPRSLTWIRDLFAFNMNSTRRYHSMRVEKDGISPFASRKQSWINNKLRSVTLDSDHPSSNEPKESIQEIKLRNSDELGMTSNQLNMVLADAAKAQENLNDLHRNERFPVFLESTKWANPETVEYELVSTKPDTEPSLKINEAVDYSGYYANIAVDVEYYDSILKIDSYEPSEAYQVLDDRGECKASSDAIETYRLYTQGSNKDLVFV; this comes from the coding sequence ATGGATGGGCAAGGACGAGGTTTGGGAGCTGGCTCCCCAGAGGCGTTCCATGAGTTGAGTCTGTCCAACGAAACCCCCAAGCAACGAAGAACTACCAAGTTCATTCTGAGTAAATATACCATCTACGAGACCAAGGAAAGGATGTACATCGTTGGTAGTAACAAGCGGGAGACAATGTTTAGGATATTGGAGATAGACCTCAGTGTGCCTCAGGATAGGCTGAGTGTGCTGGAGGATAACGTCTTCTTCACAAGAAGTGAGATCATGAATGTGCTTTCGGGGCTGGAAGACGCTAGTGAGGAGGGATTGCACAAGAAATTGACCGGATACGGCCTTGTTGGTTTTATAAGATTCACGACGTGCTATTATTTAATTGTGGTGAAGAAATGCAGCCAAGTGGCAGTACTGGCGGGCCGATCTATATTCCACATCGACGGTACGGAGCTGGTTCCCATATCGAATAACTATAAGAAACCCGATAAATATTCCGCGGAGGCCCGGCTGATGTCAACATTTCAAAGTTTAGATTTGACCAAAACCTTCTACTTCAGTAATACCTATGATATCACAAACACGCTGCAGACGAATTTGGTAAgggaaaagctgaaagcCGTCGGCAGAAGCGACATTTCAGTGCCTAGCGGCATACCAGATTATAATGAGATGTTCATGTGGAATAGCAATTTGCTGAAACCTGTACTGCCCTGCATAGATACAGTTTATGATTGGTTTAGGCCAATAGTACATGGCTTCATTGATCAAGTCAACGTGTTAGTGCTCGGCAAAAGCATATACATAACGCTGATCGCTCGTAGATCACATCAGTTTGCTGGTGCAAGATTTCTGAAAAGAGGTGTCAATAAACAAGGCTATGTTGCAAATGAAGTCGAAACAGAACAGATAGTTGCAGACATGTTGCTAACAGGGTTTCACAACCCTGGTAATGGTTATTTCGACAGTGACAGATATACATCTTTTGTTCAGCATCGCGGATCCATACCGCTTTACTGGACTCAGGAAGCATCAAATCTGACAGCAAAGCCGCCAATTCAAATAACAGCGGTCGATcccttcttttcatctgctgCTTTGCATTTCGATATGCTTTTCCAGAGGTATGGTAAAGTAGAGGTACTGAATCTTATCAAAACGAAGGAAAAAATACCAAGAGAAACAaagttgttgaaagaaTTTGAGCAGTGCATAAACTATCTCAACCAGTTCCTTGCTGATGACAAGAGAATCCAGTACACCTCATGGGATATGAGCCGAGCATCGAAGCAGGATGGCCAGGGAGTGATAGAGTTTCTGGAAAGATACGCTGCTAAGACAGTAGCAAGCACAGGTATCTTTCAGAATGGATCAAATTTCAAGTCTACAAAAATGCAACAAGGAATATGCAGAAGCAATTGTATCGATTGTCTTGACAGAACGAATGCGGCTCAGTTTGTGGTGGGTAAGAGGGCGCTAGGCGTACAATTGAAAAGTCTAGGTATTGTTGATAACTGTTACCTGGAGTATGACTCAGACATAATAAACATCTTAACTGAACTTTTTCATGATCTGGGGGATACCATTGCCTTACAATATGGCGGCTCACATCTTGTAAACACAATGGAAACTTACCGGAAAATTAATCAATGGAGTTCCCATTCTAGAGATATGATTGAAAGTATCAAAAGATTCTACAGCAATTCTTTTGTCGACGCCCAGAGACAGGATGCCATCAACCTGTTCCTTGGTCATTATGTCTGGAAGAAGGACTATCCAGCGCTATGGGAAATGAACACAGATATTTATTTACACAACGAGTATGCTGTATCCGGGCCAAAAAGGAGTTACACCCATTGGTGGAATAACTACCATATCATCAGTATATCTGAGCTTGTGCAGAAAGAAATAATTgacaagaaaaaagatcTAACTTTACAGGAGGTCGTGCGCAATATAAGAGGGTATCCGGGCGCTTTTGACAATTACTGGAACGAATACTATTTACCGCGATCTCTTACTTGGATTCGAGACCTATTTGCTTTCAACATGAACTCGACAAGGAGGTATCATTCGATGCGCGTTGAGAAGGACGGAATATCACCCTTCGCTTCTCGTAAGCAGAGCTGGATCAATAATAAGCTCAGATCTGTCACGCTTGATAGTGATCATCCAAGCTCAAATGAGCCAAAAGAATCCATACAAGAAATCAAACTGCGTAATAGCGACGAATTAGGAATGACAAGCAACCAGTTGAACATGGTGCTTGCTGATGCGGCAAAAGCCCAGGAAAATCTCAACGACTTACACCGCAATGAGAGATTTCCAGTTTTTCTGGAGAGCACGAAATGGGCAAACCCAGAAACTGTCGAGTATGAACTCGTCAGCACAAAACCAGACACAGAGCCGAGCTTGAAGATAAATGAAGCCGTCGATTATAGCGGTTATTACGCAAATATCGCTGTCGATGTCGAATACTATGACAGCATTCTGAAAATTGACAGCTACGAACCGTCGGAAGCCTATCAAGTCCTTGATGACCGTGGTGAATGCAAAGCAAGTTCGGACGCCATAGAGACGTACCGCTTGTATACACAGGGTTCTAATAAAGATTTAGTCTTCGTTTAG
- the PPM2 gene encoding tRNA methyltransferase PPM2 (ancestral locus Anc_3.15) — protein MPRTSIKEEMKRCKKALVESLAIGSRMPVEELTPRQLKQLEKQERRKKYADLAIQGTNNSSIASKRSVELLYLPKLSEAAGSGKPPREYFKYFVRKSPKRSPCINRGYWLRLHAIRSRLDSIVEGTHDDIVVVNLGCGFDPLPFQILDQHNPASEKYKGRVRFVDVDYSDLISEKVRIIQETAELAEILGPRSLEQERVAYGTDCYIAVSCNLNYPKSFRDMLDAFRLNNPKTIKVFIAEVSLAYMSPGHADDIIATCGGMPNSHFLLLEQLTPAGPSEPFAKQMLKHFKKNNSPLLSVQKYFTTEAQKNRFIRLGFPRVNAGNMFKLWQCVNPAERLKVQSVEAFDELEEFHLFCHHYLICHATNENSFVFEDLYRFGPSAPAAEIDVKQDAQFEVLNHSISRKFGASAALVPYERDFVLYFGGSSPGRLNQLLGIDVKTGAVVNLECTNSPRARMCHTLTSLGDSKRLLLVGGRQSPHDGYEDSWFLDTSSRIWSEGPKLPEARYRHCAALVDDQVIICGGVTTGAPFLRYDANANAFQPCTAEGLDVDCPLSSAAMDYSSDAQLGIIVGGSTDEVNVSDALHVFAYRNNKILIQKTIRHPLLQRYGAKVNFINDHEILVVGGTSPEMLFGEDTSVIIVDLHTEKITGVRLHREVWQDQPLFLVGCELIAASAAEYIVIGGGATCYGFGSVYNNGFKIRLSMG, from the coding sequence ATGCCAAGAACCAGTataaaagaagagatgaaGCGCTGTAAGAAGGCTCTTGTGGAATCTTTGGCGATTGGTAGTCGGATGCCAGTCGAAGAATTGACCCCCAGGCAGCTCAAACAGCTGGAAAAGCAAGAAAGGCGCAAGAAATATGCAGATCTGGCCATCCAAGGCACAAATAACTCGTCTATTGCATCAAAGAGGTCCGTAGAGCTCCTGTACTTACCAAAGCTAAGTGAAGCCGCGGGCAGTGGCAAGCCACCGCGGGAGTATTTCAAATACTTCGTTAGGAAGTCTCCCAAGCGCTCACCATGCATCAATCGCGGCTACTGGCTGAGATTGCACGCCATAAGGTCCCGACTGGACTCAATTGTTGAAGGTACACATGATGATATTGTGGTGGTGAACCTCGGATGCGGTTTTGATCCGCTGCCGTTCCAGATCCTGGACCAGCATAACCCAGCAAGCGAGAAGTACAAGGGAAGAGTGCGATTTGTGGATGTTGACTATAGCGACCTGATAAGCGAGAAGGTGCGTATTATACAAGAAACAGCAGAACTTGCAGAAATTTTGGGCCCCAGGTCACTCGAGCAGGAGCGCGTCGCCTATGGAACGGATTGTTATATCGCGGTCAGTTGCAACCTCAATTATCCTAAATCTTTCCGAGATATGCTGGATGCTTTTAGGTTGAATAATCCGAAAACCATCAAGGTATTCATAGCAGAAGTATCTTTGGCCTACATGTCGCCTGGCCATGCCGATGACATTATTGCGACCTGCGGTGGGATGCCGAACTCTCATTTCCTACTGCTAGAGCAACTAACTCCAGCGGGTCCAAGTGAGCCATTCGCAAAGCAAATGTTGAAACATTTTAAGAAGAACAACTCGCCGCTGCTAAGCGTGCAGAAGTATTTTACAACCGAGGCGCAGAAGAATAGATTCATCAGATTAGGTTTTCCTCGAGTAAACGCTGGGAATATGTTCAAGCTGTGGCAGTGCGTCAATCCTGCGGAAAGGCTGAAAGTTCAGTCTGTGGAGGCTTTCGATGAATTGGAGGAATTCCATCTCTTTTGCCACCACTATCTCATCTGTCATGCCACAAACGAGAACAGCTTTGTCTTCGAAGACTTGTACAGGTTTGGTCCATCGGCTCCTGCGGCAGAAATAGATGTCAAGCAGGATGCCCAGTTTGAAGTGCTGAATCATTCAATCTCCAGGAAGTTCGGTGCTTCAGCTGCCTTGGTACCGTACGAAAGGGACTTTGTCTTGTATTTCGGTGGTAGCAGCCCCGGTAGACTCAATCAACTGCTAGGAATCGACGTTAAAACTGGAGCCGTTGTCAATCTAGAGTGTACCAATAGTCCGCGCGCAAGAATGTGCCACACATTGACGAGCCTTGGTGATTCTAAAAGACTGCTGCTGGTTGGTGGCCGACAGAGTCCACATGATGGCTACGAAGATTCGTGGTTTCTGGATACTTCGTCCCGCATTTGGTCCGAGGGTCCCAAGTTGCCGGAAGCGAGATACAGGCATTGCGCGGCTCTCGTCGACGACCAGGTCATAATATGCGGTGGAGTCACCACAGGAGCACCGTTCCTGAGATATGACGCAAACGCCAACGCTTTTCAACCCTGTACAGCTGAGGGGCTCGATGTCGACTGCCCACTCAGTTCGGCAGCGATGGACTACAGTTCGGACGCCCAGCTTGGGATCATCGTTGGCGGTTCCACAGACGAAGTAAACGTCTCGGATGCTCTGCACGTATTTGCCTACCGGAACAACAAGATACTGATTCAAAAGACGATCAGGCATCCGCTGCTTCAAAGGTACGGGGCAAAAGTGAACTTTATCAACGATCATGAAATCCTTGTTGTCGGTGGCACAAGCCCAGAAATGCTCTTCGGCGAGGACACCAGCGTTATCATTGTCGACCTCCATACCGAGAAAATTACTGGTGTCAGGCTTCACCGGGAAGTATGGCAAGATCAGCCACTATTTCTTGTCGGCTGCGAACTGATTGCGGCTAGTGCTGCCGAGTACATAGTCATCGGAGGAGGAGCTACTTGTTACGGTTTTGGCTCCGTCTACAACAACGGCTTCAAGATAAGGCTCAGCATGGGCTAA
- the LEM3 gene encoding Lem3p (ancestral locus Anc_3.16), with protein MVNFNLSGVGVFKKKDHVQKDADIPEEDDVDASEFEEDEVSPKLVKNRRPLDTPFAQQRLASWNPVPTPRSVIPLYLFVAAIFVIVAGCLLSVASKVSELTIYYQDCTTGAPSGGEWADMPADHYSMIFVKNKTFSVAPQWRYVADPEDDDQESGTCQIRFTTPQDIPKDVYVNYLIENFAANHRRYVLSFSEDQIRGKSASRADIQDNTGINCKVLGHNDEGKLYYPCGLIANSMFNDTFPFQLTNVSDPSNNYSLSNSNINWHTDRTRFKKTKYKPEDIVPPPFWERQFPNGYNETNIPNIHEWEEFQNWMRPAALHKFAKLIRRNSNESLPAGEYQIDIGLHWPVLMYNGKKAVYITHGSSIGSRNYFLGIAYLIGGCILAAFALMLLGFWLLSGRKIADPSYLSWNRS; from the coding sequence ATGGTGAATTTTAACTTGAGTGGAGTAGGGGTTTTCAAAAAGAAGGATCATGTACAGAAGGATGCTGACATAccagaggaagatgatgttGATGCTTCAGAatttgaggaagatgaggtTTCACCTAAGCTAGTAAAGAATAGAAGGCCCTTGGATACACCCTTTGCACAGCAACGATTGGCATCTTGGAATCCGGTGCCTACCCCCAGGTCTGTCATACCACTGTACCTGTTTGTAGCGGCGATCTTCGTTATCGTGGCTGGGTGCCTTTTATCAGTGGCTTCTAAGGTCAGTGAACTCACTATATACTATCAAGACTGCACTACCGGCGCTCCGAGCGGCGGTGAGTGGGCGGATATGCCAGCAGATCACTATTCGATGATTTTCGTTAAGAACAAAACATTTAGCGTGGCACCCCAATGGAGATACGTGGCAGATCCCGAGGATGATGACCAGGAGAGCGGAACTTGTCAGATTCGGTTCACCACGCCGCAGGATATCCCCAAGGACGTCTACGTGAACTATCTGATCGAGAATTTTGCAGCAAACCATAGAAGATACGTCCTGTCGTTCAGTGAAGACCAGATCAGAGGCAAGAGCGCCTCTCGTGCTGATATCCAGGATAACACTGGTATCAATTGCAAGGTTCTGGGTCATAATGATGAGGGCAAACTGTATTATCCTTGTGGTCTGATAGCCAACTCAATGTTTAACGACACTTTTCCCTTTCAGCTCACGAACGTCAGCGATCCTTCAAACAATTACTCTTTGAGCAACTCCAATATTAACTGGCATACCGATAGGACGCGGTTCAAGAAAACAAAGTATAAGCCCGAGGATATTGTCCCACCACCTTTCTGGGAACGCCAATTTCCAAATGGATACAACGAGACGAACATTCCCAATATCCACGAATGGGAGGAGTTCCAAAACTGGATGAGGCCAGCAGCACTTCACAAGTTTGCCAAGTTGATACGTCGAAACTCCAACGAAAGCCTCCCAGCCGGCGAATACCAGATTGACATTGGGCTTCATTGGCCCGTGCTAATGTACAACGGTAAGAAAGCCGTATATATTACGCACGGTTCAAGCATAGGAAGCAGGAATTACTTTCTCGGCATCGCATACCTGATTGGCGGATGTATTCTCGCCGCATTTGCTCTCATGCTGCTGGGCTTTTGGTTATTATCTGGAAGGAAAATTGCAGACCCTTCTTACCTTTCATGGAACCGGAGTTAA
- the ARG8 gene encoding acetylornithine transaminase (ancestral locus Anc_3.17): MLKRYLSSTSAKSLASALDEKVYQVTTYARPDDLCITRGQNAKLYDDINGREYIDFTAGIAVTALGHSNPEVADIMHKQALKLVHSSNLYYNKECLDLSSKLVEKTKKFGGQFDASKVFLCNSGTEANEAALKFAKKHGITINPKKQGIIAFQNSFHGRTMGALSVTSNPKYRTPFGDLIPHVTFLNLNDELTKFNDYISSNRDKLAGLIVEPVQGEGGIFPVPADKLIGLKKICSENEVAVIYDEIQCGLGRTGKLWAHAALPKEAHPDIFTSAKALGNGFPIAATIVNDKINNALQVGDHGTTYGGNPLGSAVSKYVVDVIADEKFLSQVEAKGEIFKTRLRELQKRFPEQIKDVRGRGLIIGAEFAEPPTEVIKRARELGLLVITAGKSTARFVPALTIEDSVIEEGLEIFAKAVEAVYK, translated from the coding sequence ATGCTGAAAAGATATCTCTCTTCAACCTCCGCCAAGAGCTTGGCGAGTGCTTTAGACGAGAAAGTGTACCAAGTCACCACTTATGCGAGACCAGACGATCTTTGTATTACCAGAGGCCAAAATGCCAAACTCTATGATGATATCAATGGGAGAGAGTACATTGACTTTACTGCTGGTATAGCAGTCACTGCTTTGGGTCACTCAAATCCTGAGGTGGCAGATATAATGCACAAGCAGGCTTTGAAGTTGGTGCATTCTTCGAATCTGTATTACAATAAAGAATGCTTAGACTTGAGCTCGAAGCTAGTTGAGaagacaaagaagtttGGAGGACAATTCGACGCTTCAAAGGTTTTTCTATGTAATTCTGGTACTGAGGCCAATGAGGCGGCCCTGAAATTTGCTAAGAAACACGGTATCACTATTAATCCCAAGAAGCAAGGTATCATCGCTTTCCAAAATTCATTCCATGGACGTACTATGGGGGCTTTGTCCGTTACTTCTAATCCCAAGTACAGAACACCATTCGGAGACCTGATTCCTCATGTGACAtttttgaacttgaacGATGAGTTGACTAAATTCAATGATTACATCAGTTCGAACAGAGATAAGTTAGCTGGGTTGATTGTGGAACCAGTGCAGGGTGAAGGTGGTATTTTTCCAGTTCCAGCCGATAAGCTGATCGGTTTGAAAAAAATCTGCAGCGAAAACGAAGTCGCTGTCATTTATGATGAGATTCAGTGTGGTCTTGGTCGTACCGGCAAGCTGTGGGCTCATGCCGCCTTGCCCAAGGAAGCCCATCCAGATATTTTCACCTCCGCAAAGGCTCTTGGTAACGGATTCCCCATTGCAGCCACGATTGTGAAcgacaagatcaacaaTGCCTTACAAGTCGGTGATCATGGAACCACTTACGGTGGTAACCCTCTAGGTAGTGCGGTTAGCAAATACGTGGTGGATGTGATTGCAGACgagaagttcttgagcCAAGTCGAGGCCAAAGGTGAGATTTTCAAGACCAGATTGCGTGAACTACAAAAGAGATTTCCTGAGCAAATCAAGGACGTCAGAGGCAGAGGTTTAATCATCGGGGCTGAATTTGCGGAACCACCGACCGAAGTCATTAAAAGGGCCAGGGAACTAGGCCTACTGGTAATCACTGCTGGAAAAAGCACCGCCAGATTCGTGCCCGCTTTGACTATTGAAGACTCAGTAATTGAAGAAGGTCTGgaaatctttgcaaagGCTGTAGAAGCAGTGTACAAATGA
- the KRE1 gene encoding Kre1p (ancestral locus Anc_3.18), translated as MLAQLSIAWLLFLRLTGAVLTTSLLVTTDANGLPLTETSIFDPATLANAAAGTPITTVITTTNIAGVLVTLTQTRTPTATGTTDIAPTTAATATGTGLVTSFVTTTNAAGATVTSPTVVTPAATTAATGLVTSVITTTNAAGATVVSTTIFNPTATTVITPSTAATGLITSVYTTTDAAGATITGTTLLSAAGASSSSSVSATSSATQAAVEDPNGRPDPSTDFTQPPLTPVTTLPMDTYVTITEGTTRTYTTTRARTSGMWVTVVIQGRTITTTTTFAQRFTSQYTTVASPSSGSIGLGTISGTIGRVKTDLESTIKNGAASICSSFLISFLAFVMWFL; from the coding sequence ATGCTAGCTCAGTTATCTATCGCTTGGCTGTTGTTCTTAAGGCTGACTGGAGCTGTATTGACAACCTCGCTTCTGGTGACCACGGACGCCAATGGGTTGCCACTGACAGAGACTTCCATCTTTGACCCTGCAACGTTGGCTAATGCAGCTGCAGGAACACCAATTACCACAGTCATCACTACTACCAATATCGCGGGCGTCTTGGTTACTTTAACTCAGACGAGGACGCCGACTGCCACTGGGACGACGGACATAGCGCCAACTACGGCAGCTACAGCGACGGGAACCGGTTTGGTGACCAGCTTTGTGACTACGACAAATGCTGCGGGCGCCACGGTGACGTCTCCGACGGTCGTTACTCCAGCAGCTACTACGGCAGCCACAGGGCTTGTTACAAGTGTCATCACTACTACGAACGCTGCCGGCGCTACGGTGGTTTCGACTACTATTTTCAACCCAACTGCCACTACCGTAATCACGCCTAGCACCGCAGCAACAGGTTTGATAACCAGCGTTTACACCACTACGGACGCCGCCGGTGCCACCATTACAGGGACAACCCTTTTGTCAGCCGCAGGAGCTAGTAGCTCGTCGTCGGTCTCCGCTACGAGCTCTGCCACCCAGGCGGCTGTTGAAGATCCAAATGGTAGGCCAGACCCTTCTACGGATTTTACTCAGCCACCACTTACTCCAGTGACTACACTGCCGATGGACACTTACGTTACGATCACTGAGGGAACTACAAGAACATACACTACGACAAGGGCTAGAACCTCCGGAATGTGGGTCACGGTGGTTATACAGGGTCGCACAATCACTACTACGACGACGTTTGCACAAAGATTCACTTCGCAGTACACCACCGTGGCTTCACCATCATCGGGCTCCATTGGTCTTGGGACTATCTCAGGAACCATTGGTCGCGTTAAAACCGACCTGGAGAGCACCATTAAAAACGGTGCGGCCTCTATTTGTTCATCATTTCTCATTTCATTTTTGGCGTTCGTTATGTGGTTCTTGTAG